Proteins co-encoded in one Spirosoma endbachense genomic window:
- the prmC gene encoding peptide chain release factor N(5)-glutamine methyltransferase produces MATAKPLYQRLSKNITAYPPEEAREMAFMLLDHYFGLRKTDVLTDKPLPPNRTEPDWFKILERLNRQEPIQHVIGTTIFCGLEFEVSPDVLIPRPETEDLVRLIMHDFSDRNDDVPIVDIGTGSGCIAITLARFLPQSVVTGWDVSDKALTLARHNAQNLNADVTFEIKDILRVQTDFSGKFDCVVSNPPYVTRSEAVDMNRNVLAYEPDLALFVEDNDPLVFYKAVADFCVRHLTKDGACYVEINERFGDDTRQVFADRGFTNIQVYKDIHGKDRSIRATF; encoded by the coding sequence ATGGCCACCGCCAAACCACTCTATCAACGTTTAAGCAAGAATATTACAGCTTACCCGCCCGAAGAAGCGCGGGAAATGGCTTTTATGCTGCTCGATCATTACTTCGGCCTGCGTAAGACCGATGTGTTAACCGATAAACCATTACCCCCAAACCGGACAGAACCAGATTGGTTTAAGATACTGGAACGACTCAACCGACAGGAGCCAATCCAGCATGTGATTGGCACAACGATTTTCTGCGGCCTTGAGTTTGAGGTATCACCCGACGTACTTATCCCCCGACCTGAAACCGAAGATCTCGTCCGGCTGATCATGCACGATTTTTCTGATCGCAACGACGATGTACCCATTGTTGACATCGGTACGGGCAGTGGTTGTATTGCCATTACGCTGGCGCGTTTCTTACCGCAATCGGTCGTAACGGGCTGGGATGTTTCCGATAAAGCGCTGACGCTGGCCCGGCATAATGCACAAAATTTAAACGCCGATGTGACGTTTGAGATTAAGGACATTTTACGCGTACAAACCGACTTTTCGGGAAAATTTGATTGCGTAGTCAGCAATCCGCCGTACGTAACCCGCTCAGAAGCAGTAGATATGAACCGGAATGTACTAGCGTATGAACCCGATCTGGCTTTGTTCGTCGAGGATAACGATCCGTTGGTCTTTTACAAAGCGGTTGCTGATTTCTGCGTTCGTCATCTGACGAAAGACGGAGCTTGCTATGTTGAAATCAACGAACGATTTGGCGATGATACCCGACAGGTATTTGCCGATCGTGGTTTCACAAATATTCAGGTTTACAAAGACATTCACGGCAAGGATCGAAGCATCCGGGCAACGTTTTAG
- a CDS encoding AAA family ATPase, whose protein sequence is MQATSFTYHTKIREVFSEMSQVVVGQERLLNRLLIGLFTGGHILLEGVPGLAKTLTINTLAKVLELDFQRIQFTPDLLPADLIGTMIFNQKTAEFEVKQGPIFANLILADEVNRSPAKVQAALLEAMQEKQVTIGEETFILDRPFLVLATQNPVEQEGTYPLPEAQVDRFMMKVFVDYLNKEEELEVMRRMSNMNFDYEVQPVLGKEDLAAIRNEINGITISETLERYIIELVFATRRPMDYNLRDEARYIQFGVSPRASIHLNLAAKALAYFDRREYVLPEDIKEVAPDVFNHRIMLNYEAEADGVSTLQVIDSILRKVAIGR, encoded by the coding sequence ATGCAAGCAACTTCATTCACCTATCATACTAAAATCCGCGAGGTGTTCAGCGAGATGAGCCAGGTCGTGGTTGGGCAGGAACGACTGCTCAACCGGCTGCTTATCGGGCTGTTTACGGGCGGACATATTTTACTGGAAGGCGTTCCTGGATTAGCCAAAACACTGACTATCAACACACTGGCCAAAGTTCTTGAACTAGATTTCCAACGGATTCAATTTACGCCCGACCTGCTTCCTGCCGACCTGATCGGAACGATGATTTTCAACCAGAAAACCGCCGAATTTGAAGTGAAGCAGGGGCCAATTTTTGCCAACCTGATTCTGGCCGACGAAGTTAACCGGTCTCCGGCAAAGGTGCAGGCCGCTCTGCTGGAAGCCATGCAGGAAAAGCAGGTTACCATCGGCGAGGAAACGTTTATTCTCGATCGCCCTTTTCTGGTGCTGGCTACGCAAAATCCGGTCGAGCAGGAAGGTACGTATCCGCTTCCCGAAGCGCAGGTCGATCGCTTCATGATGAAAGTATTCGTCGATTATCTGAATAAAGAGGAAGAACTGGAAGTGATGCGCCGAATGTCGAATATGAATTTCGACTATGAGGTTCAGCCTGTTCTGGGCAAAGAAGATCTGGCAGCCATCCGCAACGAAATTAACGGTATCACCATTTCCGAAACGCTTGAACGGTATATCATCGAACTGGTATTTGCTACCCGACGACCGATGGATTACAACCTTCGCGACGAAGCCCGCTACATCCAGTTTGGTGTGTCGCCCCGCGCCAGCATCCACCTGAATCTGGCGGCTAAAGCACTCGCCTATTTCGATCGACGCGAATACGTTCTACCCGAAGACATTAAGGAAGTTGCGCCGGATGTGTTCAACCACCGCATTATGCTCAACTATGAAGCCGAAGCCGATGGTGTTTCAACCTTGCAGGTAATTGATTCAATACTGAGAAAAGTAGCAATCGGGCGTTAA
- the ribD gene encoding bifunctional diaminohydroxyphosphoribosylaminopyrimidine deaminase/5-amino-6-(5-phosphoribosylamino)uracil reductase RibD, translating into MNQFMRRALELATLGRGQVSPNPMVGCVIEHNGRIIGEGWHQRYGEAHAERNAILSVKPQDEHLLPECTAYVTLEPCSHYGKQPPCADLLIDRRIKRVVCCNDDPNPLVGGQGFTKLREAGIEVETGLLNELGRELNARFFTFFERERPYIILKWAETTDGFIAAAGGRPVKISGDLSHRLVHRWRSEEDAIMVGTNTARTDNPRLNTRLWPGKNPTRLVLDRNLLLPPDLYLFDGTQPTIVYHQAEGQVTTKHSAVIHSFAHSLIDILQDLHQRRIQSVLVEGGTTLLQSFMDAGLWDEMRIFRSRSMLGEGIKAPTVRGQLIQRDRISDDELSIYRP; encoded by the coding sequence ATGAACCAATTCATGCGTCGTGCCCTCGAATTAGCTACACTTGGCCGGGGGCAGGTGAGTCCAAATCCAATGGTTGGCTGTGTCATTGAACACAACGGACGTATTATCGGTGAGGGCTGGCATCAGCGATACGGCGAAGCGCATGCCGAACGTAATGCTATTCTTTCTGTAAAACCCCAGGATGAGCACCTATTGCCCGAATGTACAGCTTATGTTACACTTGAGCCCTGTTCCCACTATGGTAAACAACCTCCCTGTGCCGATTTGCTCATCGACAGACGAATAAAACGAGTAGTCTGCTGCAATGATGACCCAAATCCGTTAGTAGGCGGGCAGGGATTTACTAAATTACGAGAGGCTGGCATTGAGGTCGAAACAGGTCTTCTCAATGAACTTGGCCGTGAATTGAACGCCCGGTTCTTTACTTTTTTTGAGCGAGAACGCCCATATATCATTCTGAAATGGGCTGAAACGACAGACGGTTTTATTGCTGCAGCAGGAGGGAGACCGGTTAAAATCAGTGGTGATTTATCGCATCGGTTAGTTCACCGCTGGCGATCGGAAGAAGATGCGATTATGGTTGGAACCAATACGGCCCGAACGGATAATCCGCGACTAAATACCCGGTTGTGGCCGGGCAAAAATCCAACACGTCTGGTACTGGACCGGAACCTGCTATTGCCGCCTGATCTGTATCTGTTTGATGGTACACAACCAACGATTGTCTATCATCAGGCTGAAGGTCAGGTAACAACAAAACATTCTGCGGTTATTCACTCATTCGCTCATTCGCTCATTGACATTTTGCAGGATCTGCATCAACGCCGGATTCAGTCGGTATTGGTAGAGGGTGGTACGACCTTACTGCAATCGTTTATGGATGCTGGATTGTGGGATGAGATGCGGATATTTCGGAGCCGATCTATGTTAGGAGAAGGAATAAAAGCACCGACTGTTCGTGGGCAACTGATTCAACGGGACCGAATTAGCGACGACGAGTTAAGCATATATCGTCCGTAG
- a CDS encoding alpha/beta hydrolase: MTRLTHWLLFFSLLVQSFAGFCAKVDTLEVPSASMGRTLRAAVVLPDRYRKAKQPFPVLYLLHGGTGSFRDWLTKTPDNTLLQRMADQYNLIIVTPDGDPTSYYFDSPLVKTSQFETFISKELIDKIDNTYRTVRDRKGRLIAGLSMGGHGAMFISCRHPELYAAAGSMSGVMNINTATWKVPADFAKSRADNFAKLLGPPKDGDAPYPGYTMVTLADQLKTNNLPLIFDIGVDDFLIDTNRDLHRRLVDNKTPHEYTERPGAHTWDYWENALPYQLLFFSKILKTNAVAVP, encoded by the coding sequence ATGACGCGGCTCACCCATTGGCTCCTTTTCTTCAGCCTGTTAGTACAATCTTTTGCTGGCTTTTGTGCTAAAGTCGATACCCTCGAGGTGCCGAGTGCGAGCATGGGTCGAACGCTACGGGCCGCAGTCGTGCTGCCAGATCGATATCGAAAAGCTAAGCAGCCGTTCCCGGTTCTCTATCTGCTGCATGGCGGCACTGGAAGTTTCCGCGACTGGCTAACCAAAACACCCGACAATACCCTGCTACAACGCATGGCCGATCAGTACAATCTGATCATTGTCACACCCGATGGTGATCCAACCAGCTACTACTTCGATAGCCCATTGGTCAAAACCAGTCAGTTCGAAACTTTTATTTCGAAAGAGCTAATCGATAAAATTGATAACACGTATCGTACTGTCCGCGATCGGAAAGGGCGCCTGATCGCTGGATTATCAATGGGCGGACACGGAGCCATGTTTATCTCGTGTCGTCATCCTGAGCTATATGCAGCGGCCGGAAGCATGAGCGGAGTGATGAATATTAACACCGCTACCTGGAAAGTACCCGCCGATTTTGCCAAATCTCGTGCCGACAACTTCGCGAAGCTGTTAGGGCCACCAAAGGACGGTGACGCTCCCTATCCAGGCTATACGATGGTAACGCTGGCCGATCAGCTGAAGACTAACAACCTACCGTTAATTTTCGACATTGGGGTTGATGATTTTCTGATTGACACAAACCGCGATCTGCATCGTCGATTAGTCGATAACAAAACCCCGCACGAGTACACCGAGCGGCCCGGCGCCCATACGTGGGATTATTGGGAGAATGCACTGCCGTATCAATTGTTATTTTTCAGCAAAATCCTGAAAACGAATGCAGTAGCCGTCCCCTAA
- a CDS encoding cation diffusion facilitator family transporter: MTSSTVEPHKAKRGEQTTLVGIFVNIGLVLVKGITGWFGHSYALIADAMESATDILTSILVWVGLRTASKAPDTNHPFGHGKAEPLAAIMVSIALVGAAILIAVQSIQHIQVPHEIPAPFTLVVLAVVVVVKEVLFRRIAKVGDEVESSAVKADAWHHRSDAITSLTAFVGISIALIGGPGYESADDWAALLASGFIIVNAYHIFRPSFGEIMDETPAGDWQQELKAIAMTVAEVKGIDKFRVRKTGFEYFIDLHVTVPGSLTVSQGHAIAHAVKAAIMEAKPAVYDVLVHIEPD; the protein is encoded by the coding sequence ATGACTTCATCGACCGTGGAACCTCATAAGGCCAAACGGGGAGAGCAGACTACGTTGGTAGGCATTTTCGTCAATATTGGCCTGGTGCTGGTGAAAGGAATTACCGGTTGGTTCGGACATTCCTATGCGCTGATCGCCGATGCCATGGAATCTGCTACTGATATTTTAACCTCCATACTTGTCTGGGTAGGCTTGCGCACAGCCTCAAAAGCGCCCGACACAAACCATCCATTTGGTCATGGAAAAGCAGAGCCACTGGCAGCGATTATGGTTTCGATCGCGCTGGTAGGAGCAGCTATATTGATCGCCGTTCAAAGTATCCAGCATATTCAGGTGCCGCACGAAATACCGGCTCCGTTTACGCTTGTGGTTTTGGCGGTCGTTGTCGTTGTTAAAGAAGTGCTGTTTCGGCGTATTGCCAAAGTAGGCGATGAGGTAGAAAGTAGTGCGGTGAAAGCTGACGCCTGGCACCATCGTAGTGATGCGATTACGTCATTGACGGCCTTTGTTGGTATCAGTATTGCGCTGATTGGTGGACCCGGCTACGAAAGCGCCGATGACTGGGCTGCCCTGCTGGCTTCTGGATTCATAATCGTTAATGCCTACCATATCTTCCGTCCTTCATTCGGCGAAATTATGGACGAGACACCGGCTGGTGACTGGCAGCAGGAATTAAAGGCCATTGCCATGACGGTTGCTGAGGTAAAAGGAATTGACAAATTCAGGGTTCGTAAAACTGGTTTTGAGTATTTCATCGATTTACACGTAACCGTACCGGGGAGTCTTACCGTGAGTCAGGGTCATGCCATAGCCCATGCCGTTAAGGCGGCTATCATGGAAGCCAAACCTGCAGTTTACGACGTACTGGTGCATATCGAACCTGACTAA
- a CDS encoding glycoside hydrolase family 9 protein, with protein sequence MPTWAQGPVNGSGSLQSGGRTRTFRFHLPTGLPKDNLPVVLAYHGDGGNGASFQSYAGFDAIADAQNFIVVYPDAVTVGGSLQFNKYADNVPGFGATGDTNGPNPADPNAPDDVLFTSDLIDYLFQKYRINRNRVYVTGHSGGGFMCYFLSMALPNKIAAFAPVAASLWGKNSFLSSYFTAANYKPVPLMHIHSKGDPVVDPPIIPYPKTPGFVWPLSNYAYLDCGNGSTYTTSAVNPNVDSLTFCSSGKKVVLMMTKDASHGWSTLFNVPQTIWNFVKGYQLTTFPEFDNHLKVDQFGYLPLARKVAVISSPQTGYNASETFTPSTYYQIRRAADNSVVMRGSPTTWNSGTTHAQSGDKVWWFDFSQVQQAGSYFVYDSIRNKRSYTFEINNDVYNSVLKNAARVFFYQRSGLAKQTPYAAPPWTDGAAFLGAQQDTDCRLVTNTNVATTKNLRGGWFDAGDYNKYVPFTYGTMIDLLLAYEDNPVVWTDDFAIPESGNGVPDLLDEAKWELDWMLRMQQPDGSLLHKVSVTDFSAVSPPSADTHFRRYGAASTDATATGAAVLALAAIQFKSLSDPAKKRYGDTLQTAAINAYSWASTNPNVAFSNTGFQSVAATNDAHDRLARRVAAAAFLYGLTGNTTYRSFFDANYSQIHLIQWGYAYPFEATYQDALLYYARVSGATTSVKNAILTTYSTSIKTSNAENLPAYLSQTDAYRAFLDDRNYTWGSNETKAHQGNMFFAMNTYKLDGGNKTNYQDAGMGFVHYLHGVNPTAYCYLTNMGVAGAEFSAPTMYHSWFGDGTAFDFNPPPGYLMGGANPTYTPDAAYSGPVISPPQNQPVQKSYKAWNTSYPENSWELNEPAIYSQAAYLRLLSQSMCYTDVVTSVKSGNWNDSSTWSCGRIPTATDKVVIQKNNTISVAGTVQAKSVTLRGTITYASGGKLQLGN encoded by the coding sequence ATGCCAACTTGGGCACAGGGACCTGTAAACGGCTCTGGGAGTCTTCAGTCAGGAGGGCGTACCCGAACATTCCGGTTTCATTTACCCACCGGCCTTCCCAAAGATAATCTGCCCGTTGTGCTGGCCTATCATGGTGATGGTGGAAATGGGGCCAGTTTTCAATCCTATGCGGGCTTCGATGCGATAGCCGATGCCCAGAATTTTATTGTTGTTTATCCTGATGCCGTAACGGTTGGTGGAAGTCTGCAATTTAACAAATACGCCGATAATGTACCCGGTTTTGGCGCTACCGGTGATACCAATGGCCCTAATCCGGCCGATCCGAACGCGCCGGACGACGTTTTGTTTACCTCCGATCTAATTGATTATTTATTCCAGAAGTATCGGATCAACCGAAATCGGGTTTACGTGACGGGCCATTCGGGTGGAGGGTTTATGTGCTATTTTCTGAGTATGGCGCTGCCGAACAAAATCGCGGCTTTTGCTCCGGTTGCTGCCAGTTTGTGGGGTAAAAACAGTTTTTTGTCCAGCTATTTTACGGCTGCCAACTATAAACCCGTGCCGTTGATGCATATTCATAGCAAAGGCGACCCCGTTGTCGATCCGCCCATTATTCCCTATCCAAAGACTCCAGGATTCGTCTGGCCGCTATCAAATTATGCCTATCTGGATTGTGGTAATGGCAGTACCTATACGACGAGTGCCGTGAATCCGAATGTCGATTCGCTGACCTTCTGTAGCTCTGGGAAAAAAGTGGTGTTGATGATGACCAAAGATGCGTCGCATGGGTGGAGTACCCTTTTTAACGTGCCGCAAACGATCTGGAATTTTGTCAAAGGCTACCAACTGACAACCTTCCCCGAATTCGATAATCACCTGAAGGTCGATCAGTTTGGCTACCTGCCGTTGGCCCGGAAAGTAGCGGTGATCAGTAGCCCTCAAACCGGCTATAATGCATCCGAGACGTTTACGCCGTCTACCTATTACCAAATTCGAAGAGCTGCTGACAATTCCGTAGTGATGCGGGGTTCGCCAACTACCTGGAATAGTGGTACAACGCATGCTCAGTCGGGTGACAAGGTATGGTGGTTCGATTTTTCGCAGGTGCAACAGGCCGGAAGCTATTTTGTGTACGATTCGATCCGCAATAAGCGGTCTTATACCTTTGAGATCAATAATGACGTCTATAATAGCGTCCTGAAAAATGCTGCGCGGGTTTTCTTCTATCAGCGAAGTGGGTTGGCGAAACAAACACCCTATGCAGCCCCCCCCTGGACCGACGGAGCCGCATTTCTGGGTGCTCAACAGGATACAGATTGTCGGCTGGTGACGAATACCAATGTGGCTACGACCAAAAACCTGCGCGGTGGCTGGTTCGACGCGGGCGACTATAACAAATACGTTCCGTTTACGTACGGAACGATGATTGATCTATTGCTGGCCTACGAAGACAATCCGGTGGTCTGGACCGACGATTTTGCGATTCCGGAATCGGGAAATGGTGTGCCTGACCTGCTGGACGAAGCGAAATGGGAGCTTGACTGGATGCTTCGAATGCAACAACCCGATGGTTCTTTGCTGCATAAAGTGTCGGTAACGGATTTTAGCGCGGTATCGCCACCCAGCGCCGATACGCACTTTCGACGATACGGTGCAGCCAGCACGGATGCAACGGCTACGGGGGCCGCCGTATTGGCCCTGGCCGCCATTCAGTTTAAATCACTGAGCGATCCGGCAAAAAAACGGTACGGCGATACGCTCCAGACGGCCGCTATCAATGCGTATAGTTGGGCCAGTACGAACCCGAACGTAGCCTTCTCGAACACCGGTTTTCAGAGTGTGGCTGCTACCAATGATGCACACGACCGACTGGCACGTCGGGTGGCCGCTGCTGCCTTCCTGTACGGACTGACAGGCAATACAACATACCGAAGCTTCTTTGATGCGAATTACAGTCAGATTCACCTTATTCAGTGGGGGTATGCTTACCCATTCGAAGCTACTTACCAGGATGCCTTGTTGTATTACGCCAGAGTTTCGGGAGCTACCACCAGCGTCAAAAACGCAATCTTAACGACCTATTCGACGAGTATAAAAACCAGTAATGCGGAAAATCTGCCAGCTTATTTAAGTCAGACGGACGCGTATCGAGCTTTTCTGGATGATCGGAATTATACATGGGGCAGCAACGAAACGAAGGCTCATCAGGGCAACATGTTTTTTGCGATGAATACCTACAAGCTGGATGGTGGGAATAAAACCAATTATCAGGACGCAGGCATGGGTTTCGTCCATTATTTACATGGTGTAAATCCGACGGCCTATTGCTACCTGACCAATATGGGCGTGGCTGGAGCGGAATTTTCGGCTCCAACGATGTATCATAGCTGGTTTGGCGATGGAACAGCCTTCGATTTCAATCCGCCACCTGGGTATCTGATGGGCGGTGCTAACCCAACCTACACGCCCGATGCGGCCTATAGCGGTCCTGTTATTTCGCCCCCTCAGAATCAGCCCGTTCAGAAGTCCTACAAAGCCTGGAACACGTCGTATCCTGAAAATTCATGGGAGCTCAACGAACCCGCTATTTATTCGCAGGCGGCTTATCTGCGGTTGTTGTCACAATCGATGTGTTATACCGATGTGGTAACCAGCGTGAAATCGGGTAATTGGAACGATTCGTCTACATGGTCGTGTGGGCGCATACCAACGGCCACAGATAAGGTAGTTATTCAGAAAAATAACACGATCTCAGTCGCTGGAACCGTCCAGGCGAAGAGTGTGACCTTACGTGGAACGATTACCTACGCCAGCGGAGGGAAGCTGCAACTCGGGAACTAA
- a CDS encoding TonB-dependent receptor: protein MRHRYFSVAFFCGLSAPALLFAQAPTSSSLDDTLQLNEVVVRGYATNRRLLETPASIGLLTRRDLNQRFGTPTLVPAMNTLPGVRADERSPGSYRLAIRGSAIRSPFGVRNVKTYWNELPLTDAGGNTPLNALDVRALGRIEVIKGPSGSLYGAGTGGTILFSGLAVPAGKTNVELSALGGSYGLYGNGIAVQTGKNNSAIALNYNHLQSDGYRDQSAMVRDNLSLIGSFSVSPKRTISVLGLYSDLYYQTPGGLNQAQYAANPRASRPATPTLPSSAAQHASIYQKIGYLGLSHEYKWNDRIQNTTVIYGSNTDFANPFITNFEKRTDQGMGGRTITQFRLPTGPLPTTFTVGGELLRTFTVDRNFGNRGGIADTIQTDEELTARQTTIFAQAETELPARFRLTAGLSRNDVRYDFTRFPVRSAGALPATTLTRNFTPVWLPRVALLRTFGQNLAAFVSISTGYSAPSSQEVRPSAGGFNATLNAELGTNYEAGLRGSALNSRLRFDIAVYQFYLRQTIVRRSDATGAEFFVNAGRTDQRGLEAQLSYDFIQPSSTSLFSLLRIWHSMTLTNYRFRDYQQGTTDLSNNRVPGVAPTTLVTGLDAETKMGIYAHATFQFLDQFPLVDANTVMSDPTRLLQATVGFRRPLGQHWTLDVYASGDNLLNQTYSLGYDLNAIGNRFYNAAPARNGIGGVRISLRW, encoded by the coding sequence ATGCGACATCGATACTTTTCGGTTGCCTTTTTTTGCGGCCTAAGTGCACCTGCATTACTGTTTGCACAAGCTCCTACCTCTAGTTCCCTAGACGACACACTTCAACTGAATGAGGTGGTTGTTCGGGGATATGCCACCAATCGCCGACTTCTTGAAACACCGGCTTCCATTGGGTTGTTGACACGTCGGGATTTAAATCAGCGATTTGGAACGCCTACGCTCGTTCCGGCCATGAATACTTTGCCGGGCGTTCGAGCCGATGAGCGCTCACCGGGTAGCTACCGGCTGGCGATTCGGGGGAGTGCAATCCGGTCGCCATTTGGCGTACGAAATGTTAAAACATACTGGAACGAATTACCACTTACCGACGCTGGCGGCAACACGCCCCTCAATGCCTTAGACGTTCGGGCACTGGGTCGAATTGAAGTCATCAAAGGGCCGTCGGGAAGTTTGTACGGGGCAGGCACTGGGGGAACTATTCTGTTCAGTGGACTGGCTGTTCCGGCGGGTAAAACGAATGTAGAATTATCGGCACTGGGTGGCAGTTATGGTTTATATGGCAACGGCATTGCGGTACAAACAGGCAAGAACAATTCGGCAATTGCCCTCAATTACAACCACCTGCAATCGGATGGTTACCGCGATCAAAGTGCGATGGTTCGTGACAATCTGAGCCTGATTGGGTCATTTAGTGTTAGCCCAAAGCGAACCATATCGGTGCTGGGACTCTACTCTGATCTCTATTATCAAACACCAGGTGGCCTCAATCAGGCGCAATACGCGGCCAACCCTCGGGCTTCGCGTCCGGCCACGCCGACCCTGCCCAGTAGTGCGGCCCAACATGCGAGTATTTATCAGAAAATAGGCTACCTGGGGCTTTCGCATGAATACAAGTGGAATGACCGGATTCAGAACACAACCGTGATTTACGGTTCCAATACCGACTTCGCTAACCCATTCATTACCAACTTCGAAAAGCGCACCGATCAGGGTATGGGCGGCCGAACGATTACGCAATTCCGACTACCCACTGGCCCGTTGCCAACCACGTTTACGGTTGGTGGTGAACTTCTGCGCACCTTTACCGTCGATCGTAACTTCGGCAATCGGGGGGGTATAGCCGATACGATTCAAACCGATGAGGAGCTAACGGCTCGTCAGACAACAATTTTCGCACAGGCCGAAACCGAACTGCCCGCCCGCTTCCGATTAACGGCCGGGCTGAGCCGTAATGATGTCCGCTATGATTTCACCCGTTTCCCTGTCCGGTCGGCGGGTGCTTTACCCGCAACAACCTTAACGCGCAATTTCACGCCCGTATGGTTGCCCCGTGTGGCTTTACTTCGCACGTTTGGCCAAAACCTCGCGGCCTTTGTCAGCATCAGTACGGGCTACTCGGCACCATCGAGTCAGGAAGTTCGCCCTTCTGCGGGAGGCTTCAATGCAACGTTAAATGCCGAACTCGGCACGAATTACGAAGCAGGATTGCGCGGTTCGGCACTTAATAGCCGATTACGGTTCGATATAGCGGTTTACCAGTTCTACCTACGTCAGACGATCGTCCGGCGATCGGATGCGACCGGAGCGGAATTCTTCGTTAATGCGGGCCGTACCGATCAGCGTGGACTCGAAGCGCAGCTTTCCTACGATTTCATTCAGCCTTCTTCTACGTCCCTTTTCTCTCTCCTCAGAATCTGGCACAGTATGACCCTGACCAATTACCGATTCCGGGATTATCAGCAGGGTACAACCGATTTATCAAACAACCGGGTGCCGGGTGTAGCGCCTACGACTTTGGTAACCGGTCTGGATGCCGAAACAAAAATGGGAATTTATGCACACGCCACGTTCCAGTTTCTGGACCAGTTCCCACTGGTCGACGCTAACACAGTCATGTCTGATCCAACCAGACTGTTACAGGCAACCGTTGGTTTCCGACGGCCGCTGGGCCAGCACTGGACCCTGGATGTATATGCCAGTGGCGATAATTTGCTAAACCAGACGTACTCACTGGGTTATGACCTGAATGCGATCGGCAATCGCTTCTACAACGCTGCTCCGGCCCGAAACGGCATCGGGGGTGTTCGGATAAGCCTACGGTGGTAA